The proteins below are encoded in one region of Alistipes communis:
- a CDS encoding anaerobic sulfatase-maturation protein — MDEILSYRQYVRPFYVMAKPAGARCNLRCTYCYYLEKSNLYPAAPAQTMSDELLERFIRDYIAAQAGDAVSFAWHGGETLLRSRDFYRRVVELQRRYADGRQIDNSIQTNGTLLDDAWCEFFRENGWLVGISLDGPPEAHDLYRRDRQGGPTFEAVMRGVALLQKHGVEWNALAVVNRHNADDPAGFYRFFRSIGCRFLQFTPVVERILPHDDGRQLASAADAGAPLADFSVTPEQWGRFTCALFDEWVVGDVGRIFVQLFDATLANWVGEAPGVCTLSKNCGHAGALEFNGDLYACDHFVFPEYKLGNILETPLTELMRGPRQTAFGDAKLRALPTQCRRCRYLFACNGECPRNRFERTREGEPGLNYLCKGYQRFFRHAEPYMDFMRNELMHRRAPANVMEWARKRMGDGR; from the coding sequence ATGGACGAAATACTCTCATACCGGCAATACGTGCGGCCCTTCTATGTAATGGCCAAACCCGCGGGTGCGCGCTGCAACCTGCGGTGCACCTATTGCTACTACCTCGAAAAGAGCAACCTCTACCCCGCCGCACCCGCGCAGACGATGAGCGACGAACTGCTCGAACGCTTCATCCGCGACTACATCGCCGCACAGGCGGGCGACGCCGTATCCTTCGCATGGCACGGAGGCGAAACCCTGCTGCGCTCGCGCGACTTCTACCGCCGCGTGGTCGAACTGCAACGACGTTACGCCGACGGACGGCAGATCGACAACAGCATCCAGACCAACGGCACGCTTCTGGACGATGCGTGGTGCGAGTTCTTCCGCGAAAACGGCTGGCTGGTGGGAATCTCGCTCGACGGACCGCCCGAGGCGCACGACCTCTACCGCCGCGACCGGCAGGGAGGCCCCACGTTCGAGGCGGTGATGCGGGGCGTGGCGCTGTTGCAGAAACACGGCGTGGAGTGGAACGCGCTGGCCGTAGTCAACCGCCACAACGCCGACGACCCCGCGGGATTCTACCGGTTCTTTCGCTCGATCGGCTGCCGGTTCCTGCAATTCACCCCCGTCGTGGAACGCATCCTGCCGCACGACGACGGCCGACAGCTCGCCTCGGCAGCCGACGCCGGCGCCCCGCTGGCCGATTTTTCGGTCACGCCCGAACAGTGGGGACGCTTCACCTGCGCGCTGTTCGACGAGTGGGTCGTCGGCGACGTGGGGCGCATTTTCGTGCAGCTGTTCGACGCCACGCTGGCCAACTGGGTGGGCGAAGCGCCGGGCGTCTGCACGCTCTCGAAGAACTGCGGTCATGCGGGGGCATTGGAGTTCAACGGCGATCTCTACGCCTGCGACCACTTCGTCTTCCCCGAATACAAGCTGGGAAACATCCTCGAAACACCGCTCACGGAGCTGATGCGCGGCCCGCGCCAGACGGCCTTCGGCGACGCCAAACTGCGGGCGCTGCCCACGCAGTGCCGCCGCTGCCGCTACCTGTTCGCCTGCAACGGCGAGTGCCCCCGCAACCGTTTCGAACGCACGCGCGAAGGCGAACCCGGGCTGAACTATCTCTGCAAAGGCTACCAGCGGTTTTTCCGTCATGCGGAGCCCTACATGGACTTCATGCGGAACGAACTGATGCACCGCCGCGCCCCCGCCAACGTGATGGAGTGGGCGCGAAAACGAATGGGCGACGGCCGTTAG
- the argH gene encoding argininosuccinate lyase — MAKLWDKGFEPDEMIERFTVGDDRQLDMRLARYDVEGSMAHIRMLEHIGLLTADELKTLLAGLEQIRSEIEEGRFEIEEGTEDVHSQVELQLTRRLGEVGKKIHAGRSRNDQVLVDLKLFLRDELWQTAHRVRTLFDRLQELSERYRDVLMPGYTHLQVAMPSSFGLWFGAYAETLVDDMRLLAAAYDVANQNPLGSAAGYGSSFPLDRTMTTRLLGFADLNYNVVAAQMSRGKSERAAAAAVAAVAATLGRFAMDVCLYMSQNFGFVSFPDELTTGSSIMPHKKNPDVFEIMRGKCNRLQGVPNEIALLVTNLPLGYHRDLQLLKDILFPATATLAECLAMCDFMLQHIRVRENILDDARYDYLFTVEDVNRLVLQGVPFREAYRRVGEQVQAGTYRPTREVRHTHEGSIGNLCNDRIRAKMERVMERFE; from the coding sequence ATGGCGAAATTATGGGACAAGGGTTTCGAACCCGACGAGATGATCGAACGTTTCACGGTGGGCGACGACCGTCAGCTCGACATGCGGCTGGCCAGGTACGACGTCGAAGGGTCGATGGCCCACATCCGGATGTTGGAACACATCGGCCTGCTGACGGCCGACGAGTTGAAGACCCTGCTGGCGGGGCTGGAACAGATCCGAAGCGAGATCGAGGAGGGGCGGTTCGAGATCGAGGAGGGGACGGAGGACGTCCACTCGCAGGTCGAACTGCAGCTCACGCGGCGTCTGGGCGAAGTGGGCAAGAAGATCCACGCCGGCCGCTCGCGCAACGATCAGGTGCTGGTCGACCTGAAACTCTTCCTGCGCGACGAACTGTGGCAGACGGCGCACCGCGTGCGCACGCTCTTCGACCGATTGCAGGAGCTGAGCGAACGCTACCGCGACGTGCTGATGCCCGGTTATACGCATTTACAGGTGGCGATGCCCTCGTCGTTCGGGTTGTGGTTCGGCGCCTATGCCGAGACGCTGGTGGACGACATGCGACTGCTGGCGGCCGCCTACGACGTGGCCAATCAGAATCCGCTGGGGTCGGCGGCCGGCTACGGCTCGTCGTTCCCGCTGGATCGGACGATGACCACGCGGCTGCTGGGGTTCGCCGACCTGAACTACAACGTCGTGGCGGCGCAGATGAGCCGCGGCAAGAGCGAACGCGCCGCCGCCGCGGCCGTGGCCGCCGTGGCCGCCACGCTGGGGCGCTTCGCCATGGACGTGTGCCTCTACATGAGCCAGAACTTCGGCTTCGTGTCGTTCCCCGACGAGCTGACCACCGGATCGAGCATCATGCCCCACAAGAAGAATCCCGACGTCTTCGAGATCATGCGCGGCAAGTGCAACCGCCTGCAAGGCGTTCCCAACGAGATCGCGCTGCTCGTGACCAACCTGCCGCTGGGCTACCACCGCGATCTGCAACTGTTGAAGGACATCCTTTTTCCTGCCACCGCGACGCTGGCCGAATGCCTTGCGATGTGCGATTTCATGTTGCAGCATATCCGCGTGCGGGAGAATATCCTCGACGATGCGCGTTACGACTACCTCTTCACCGTGGAGGACGTCAACCGGCTGGTGTTGCAGGGCGTGCCGTTCCGCGAGGCCTACCGCCGCGTAGGCGAGCAGGTGCAGGCGGGAACGTACCGGCCCACGCGCGAGGTGCGCCACACCCACGAAGGGAGTATCGGCAATCTCTGCAACGACCGCATCCGTGCCAAGATGGAACGCGTGATGGAGCGGTTCGAGTAG
- the argB gene encoding acetylglutamate kinase produces MERITVVKIGGNVIDSPEATARFVEAFAALEGPKMLIHGGGKLATRLAAQLGIESRMVDGRRITDRETLDVVTMVYAGLINKRLVAALSAAGCRAIGLSGADGDAVTSVRRAAGAVDYGYVGDIAEGGVNVELLRTLLDAGLTPVFSAITCDGRGTLLNTNADSVASAVAVAASRIAPTQLVFCFEKAGVLRDVEDERSVIAEITPDTYAALRAEGAISAGMLPKIDGALRAVASGVESVVIKQAEALLDAGGTTIRG; encoded by the coding sequence ATGGAACGGATCACCGTAGTCAAGATCGGCGGCAACGTCATCGATTCGCCCGAGGCGACGGCGCGCTTCGTCGAGGCTTTCGCTGCGCTCGAAGGGCCGAAGATGCTCATCCACGGCGGCGGAAAGCTCGCCACGCGTCTGGCCGCGCAACTGGGTATCGAGAGCCGCATGGTCGACGGGCGGCGCATCACCGACCGCGAGACGCTCGACGTGGTGACGATGGTCTACGCCGGACTGATAAACAAGCGGCTCGTCGCGGCCTTGTCGGCCGCAGGCTGCCGCGCGATCGGGCTGTCGGGTGCCGACGGCGATGCCGTCACCTCGGTGCGGCGTGCGGCCGGAGCCGTCGACTACGGCTATGTGGGCGACATCGCCGAGGGGGGCGTGAACGTCGAATTGCTGCGCACGCTGCTCGATGCGGGGCTGACGCCCGTCTTCTCGGCCATCACGTGCGACGGGCGGGGAACGCTGCTCAATACGAACGCCGACAGCGTGGCGTCGGCCGTGGCGGTCGCCGCTTCGCGCATCGCGCCGACGCAGCTCGTCTTCTGTTTCGAGAAGGCGGGGGTGCTGCGCGACGTGGAGGACGAACGGAGCGTCATCGCCGAAATCACGCCCGACACCTACGCCGCGCTGCGTGCCGAAGGGGCGATCAGCGCGGGGATGCTGCCCAAGATCGACGGGGCGCTGCGCGCCGTCGCCAGCGGCGTGGAGAGCGTGGTCATCAAGCAGGCCGAGGCGCTGCTCGACGCGGGCGGCACGACGATCCGGGGTTGA
- a CDS encoding arylsulfatase yields the protein MKTSTLSRALVLGAASVPALTAVSCDKTPERKPNVIFILMDDAGYGDFGCYGQTRIETPNIDSLAARGIRFTDMYSAAPLSSPARCGLLTGMHTGHAQIRANDEMTARGDVWNHEAMLRDSTLEGQAPLKAGTPTLGSVMRQGGYRTAMIGKWGVGGPATESTPNKMGFDEYFGCICQRQAHCYYPPFLWENDRRIYLDNELLPPGTPLDEGADPLDPHSYDKYTQQTYSPDIMYDRVLRFVNENRERPFFLMWTTPIPHSPMQAPDEMVQYYVEKFGDEAPIEGKGYFPSRWPHATYAAMITYFDRQVGGLVAELKRLGIWDDTIIVVTSDNGPASNSCSSTEWFQSAHPFRSGKGWGKSSLREGGIRMPFIVAWGDRIDRPHVNGHVGYFPDVMPTLCDIAGVETPPTDGISLWPTIRGKERRQQEHDYLYWEFPGGKGWVAVRWGDWKGLLRKVKEGNTQLELYDVRHDLLEEHDVAADHPDVVARMWEFIRASHTEPENPLFKMEIPEV from the coding sequence ATGAAAACTTCCACCCTCTCCCGCGCACTCGTCCTGGGGGCCGCATCCGTCCCCGCGCTGACGGCCGTTTCGTGCGACAAGACGCCCGAACGCAAGCCCAACGTGATCTTCATCCTGATGGACGACGCCGGCTACGGCGATTTCGGCTGTTACGGCCAGACGCGCATCGAAACGCCCAACATCGACTCGCTGGCAGCACGCGGCATCCGCTTCACCGACATGTATTCGGCCGCGCCGCTCTCGTCGCCCGCCCGCTGCGGCCTGCTGACGGGCATGCACACGGGACACGCCCAGATCCGCGCCAACGACGAGATGACCGCGCGCGGCGACGTGTGGAACCATGAAGCGATGCTGCGCGACTCGACGCTCGAAGGACAGGCCCCGCTCAAAGCGGGCACGCCGACGCTCGGCTCGGTGATGCGGCAGGGCGGCTACCGCACGGCGATGATCGGCAAGTGGGGCGTCGGCGGCCCCGCCACCGAAAGTACGCCCAACAAGATGGGCTTCGACGAATATTTCGGCTGCATCTGCCAGCGACAGGCGCACTGCTACTATCCGCCTTTCCTCTGGGAGAACGACCGCCGCATCTATCTGGACAACGAGCTGCTGCCTCCCGGAACGCCGCTCGACGAGGGCGCCGATCCGCTCGACCCGCACAGCTACGACAAATATACGCAGCAGACGTACAGCCCCGACATCATGTACGACCGCGTGCTGCGCTTCGTGAACGAAAACCGCGAACGGCCCTTCTTCCTGATGTGGACGACGCCCATCCCGCACAGCCCGATGCAGGCTCCCGACGAGATGGTGCAGTACTACGTCGAGAAGTTCGGCGACGAAGCGCCGATCGAAGGCAAGGGGTATTTCCCCTCGCGCTGGCCGCACGCCACCTACGCCGCGATGATCACCTATTTCGACCGGCAGGTCGGCGGGCTGGTGGCCGAATTGAAGCGGCTGGGCATCTGGGACGACACGATCATCGTCGTCACGAGCGACAACGGGCCGGCGTCGAACTCCTGCTCCTCGACCGAATGGTTCCAGAGCGCGCATCCCTTCCGCAGCGGCAAGGGATGGGGCAAATCGTCGCTGCGCGAAGGCGGCATCCGGATGCCCTTCATCGTGGCGTGGGGCGACCGCATCGACCGGCCGCACGTGAACGGACACGTCGGCTACTTCCCCGACGTGATGCCCACGCTGTGCGACATCGCCGGCGTCGAAACGCCCCCGACCGACGGCATCTCGCTGTGGCCCACGATCCGCGGCAAGGAGCGCCGCCAGCAGGAACACGACTACCTCTACTGGGAATTCCCCGGCGGCAAGGGATGGGTCGCCGTGCGCTGGGGCGACTGGAAAGGGCTGCTGCGCAAGGTCAAGGAGGGAAATACGCAGCTCGAACTCTACGACGTGCGGCACGACCTGCTGGAAGAGCACGACGTGGCGGCCGACCACCCCGACGTGGTGGCCCGGATGTGGGAATTCATCCGCGCCTCGCATACCGAGCCGGAAAATCCGCTTTTCAAAATGGAGATCCCCGAAGTCTGA
- a CDS encoding M20 family metallo-hydrolase, with protein sequence MERLNELQAEAVALLEKLVATPSVSRDEARTADLLRGHLAAHGIAAERLYNNVYARAAHFDAAKPTLLLNSHHDTVRPTAAWTRDPFAATWEGERLYGLGANDAGASVAALTAAFRHYYDAELPFNLLLALSGEEECMGEHGTRALLPALGPIDMALVGEPTRMRAAVGERGLVVLDCTAHGRAGHAARDEGINALYIAADDIAWLRGYRFERCSPLLGPIRMTATQIEAGTQHNVVPAECRFVVDVRTTDAYTNEETVEIVRRHMRSEAVPRSTRIRASAVAPEHPLVGAAAALGVERFVSPTTSDMALMAFPSLKMGAGDSARSHTADEYVLRSEVEQGVEGYIRYIAELAKRY encoded by the coding sequence ATGGAGAGATTGAACGAATTGCAGGCCGAGGCGGTCGCACTGCTCGAAAAGCTGGTGGCCACTCCGTCGGTGTCGCGCGACGAGGCGCGCACGGCCGATCTGCTGAGGGGCCACCTCGCGGCGCACGGCATCGCCGCCGAGCGGCTGTACAACAACGTCTATGCGCGCGCGGCGCATTTCGACGCCGCGAAGCCCACGCTGCTGCTCAACTCGCACCACGACACGGTGCGTCCCACGGCGGCGTGGACGCGCGACCCTTTCGCGGCGACGTGGGAGGGCGAACGTCTCTACGGGCTGGGAGCCAACGACGCCGGCGCGTCGGTCGCGGCCCTCACGGCCGCCTTCCGCCACTACTACGATGCGGAGTTGCCTTTCAACCTGCTGTTGGCCCTCTCGGGCGAGGAGGAGTGCATGGGCGAACACGGCACGCGGGCGCTGCTGCCCGCACTGGGGCCGATCGACATGGCGCTCGTGGGCGAGCCGACGCGGATGCGGGCGGCCGTCGGCGAACGCGGACTGGTAGTGCTGGACTGCACGGCGCACGGCCGCGCCGGCCATGCGGCGCGCGACGAGGGGATCAACGCCCTCTACATCGCTGCGGACGACATCGCATGGCTGCGCGGCTACCGCTTCGAACGCTGCTCGCCGCTGCTGGGGCCGATCCGCATGACGGCCACGCAGATCGAGGCGGGGACGCAGCACAACGTCGTGCCGGCCGAGTGCCGCTTCGTGGTGGACGTACGCACGACCGACGCCTATACGAACGAAGAGACGGTCGAGATCGTGCGCCGGCACATGCGTTCGGAAGCGGTGCCGCGCTCGACGCGCATCCGCGCTTCGGCCGTCGCGCCCGAACACCCGCTGGTCGGGGCGGCCGCGGCGCTCGGCGTCGAACGCTTCGTCTCGCCCACCACGTCGGACATGGCGCTCATGGCGTTCCCGTCGCTCAAAATGGGCGCGGGCGATTCGGCGCGCTCGCATACGGCTGACGAATACGTGCTCCGCAGCGAAGTGGAGCAGGGGGTGGAAGGTTACATACGTTACATTGCCGAACTGGCGAAAAGATATTGA
- a CDS encoding aspartate aminotransferase family protein, with product MELFDVYSLYPVEPVRGSGSYVYDAAGTEYLDLYGGHAVISIGHAHPHYVRMISEQAARLGFYSNSVENSLQHTLAERLGALSGYDDYRLFLCNSGAEANENALKLASFHTGRAKVLAFGGAFHGRTSGAVEVTDNPAIRSPFNATANVEFVPLNDIGAVERKLAAREFAAVIVEGIQGVAGIRCPEEGFLRALREATERTGTVLILDEIQSGYGRTGRFFAHQWAGIRPDLITTAKGMGNGFPIGGVLIAPQFEARKGMLGTTFGGNHLACAAAIAVADTIAAEGLVENARRVGDRLLERLRTLPALHDVRGRGLMIGFDVEGSASELRRRLVFEQHVFTGGAGAHTVRLLPALGLSEAQADEFVARLKALLEDFH from the coding sequence ATGGAACTATTCGATGTCTATTCCTTATATCCGGTCGAGCCGGTGCGCGGCAGCGGCAGCTACGTCTACGATGCAGCAGGCACGGAGTACCTCGACCTCTACGGCGGCCATGCCGTCATTTCGATCGGCCATGCGCATCCGCATTACGTGCGGATGATCTCGGAGCAGGCCGCACGGCTGGGATTCTACTCCAATTCGGTGGAAAACTCGTTGCAGCACACGCTGGCCGAGCGGCTGGGAGCATTGTCGGGTTACGACGACTACCGGCTTTTCCTCTGCAACTCGGGCGCCGAAGCCAATGAAAACGCTCTGAAACTGGCGTCGTTCCACACGGGGCGGGCCAAGGTGCTGGCCTTCGGCGGAGCTTTCCACGGCCGTACGTCGGGCGCCGTCGAGGTGACCGACAATCCCGCGATCCGCTCGCCCTTCAACGCCACGGCCAACGTGGAGTTCGTGCCGCTGAACGACATCGGGGCGGTCGAGCGCAAGCTCGCCGCGCGCGAGTTCGCCGCCGTGATCGTCGAAGGCATTCAGGGCGTGGCGGGCATCCGCTGCCCCGAGGAGGGATTCCTTCGCGCGCTGCGCGAGGCGACCGAGCGCACGGGGACGGTGCTGATCCTCGACGAGATCCAGTCGGGGTACGGCCGCACGGGGCGTTTCTTCGCCCACCAGTGGGCGGGCATCCGTCCCGATCTGATTACGACTGCCAAGGGCATGGGCAACGGCTTCCCGATCGGCGGCGTACTCATCGCGCCGCAGTTCGAGGCCCGCAAGGGGATGCTGGGCACCACCTTCGGCGGCAACCATCTGGCCTGCGCGGCGGCGATCGCCGTGGCCGACACGATCGCGGCCGAGGGGCTGGTCGAGAACGCCCGCAGGGTGGGTGACCGCTTGCTCGAACGTTTGCGCACGCTGCCCGCGCTGCACGACGTGCGCGGACGCGGCCTGATGATCGGTTTCGACGTCGAGGGTTCGGCTTCGGAGCTGCGGCGCCGGCTCGTCTTCGAGCAGCACGTCTTCACGGGCGGCGCGGGAGCGCATACCGTGCGGCTGCTGCCGGCACTGGGGCTGAGCGAGGCGCAGGCCGACGAATTCGTCGCGCGCCTGAAAGCATTGTTGGAGGATTTTCATTAA
- the rbsK gene encoding ribokinase, giving the protein MGKIVVIGSANTDLVVKTDRMPSPGETILGGSFMMSGGGKGANQAVAASRLGGEVTFVARVGNDLFGERALAGYRAERLDVRHVTRDATVPSGVALICVDGAAENSIVVAPGANERLSPEDVDRAEAEIAAADFVVLQLEIPLPAVMRAAEVAERHGVRVILNPAPAAAIPDELLRRCYLLTPNRGECAMLTGMPVADAAGAERAADALLARGVRHVVVTLGSEGALVKGAESCERVAARRVEAVDTTGAGDTFNGALAVALSEGRPLSEAVRFATAASAIAVTRMGAQSAVPMREEVDALLAEV; this is encoded by the coding sequence ATGGGAAAAATAGTGGTGATCGGTAGCGCCAATACCGATTTGGTGGTGAAGACCGACCGGATGCCTTCGCCGGGCGAAACGATTCTCGGCGGCAGCTTCATGATGTCAGGCGGCGGCAAGGGGGCCAATCAGGCCGTCGCGGCTTCGCGGCTGGGCGGCGAAGTGACCTTCGTGGCGCGCGTGGGGAACGATCTGTTCGGCGAGCGTGCGCTCGCGGGCTACCGCGCCGAGCGGTTGGACGTGCGCCATGTGACGCGCGACGCAACCGTGCCGTCGGGCGTGGCGCTGATCTGCGTCGATGGGGCGGCCGAGAATTCGATCGTCGTGGCCCCGGGCGCCAACGAGCGTTTGTCGCCGGAGGACGTCGACCGGGCGGAGGCCGAGATCGCGGCGGCGGATTTCGTCGTGTTGCAGCTCGAAATTCCGCTGCCTGCGGTGATGCGTGCGGCCGAGGTGGCCGAGCGGCACGGCGTGCGGGTGATCCTCAATCCCGCCCCTGCGGCGGCGATCCCCGACGAGCTGCTGCGGCGCTGCTACCTGCTTACGCCCAACCGCGGGGAGTGCGCCATGCTCACGGGAATGCCCGTAGCCGATGCGGCCGGTGCGGAGCGGGCGGCCGACGCGTTGCTGGCGCGCGGCGTACGGCACGTGGTGGTGACGCTCGGCAGCGAGGGCGCACTCGTCAAGGGGGCGGAGAGCTGCGAACGGGTGGCGGCACGGAGGGTCGAGGCGGTCGATACGACGGGTGCGGGCGACACCTTCAACGGTGCGCTGGCCGTGGCGCTTTCCGAAGGGCGTCCGCTCTCGGAGGCGGTGCGTTTCGCCACGGCGGCTTCGGCGATCGCCGTCACGCGCATGGGCGCCCAAAGCGCCGTTCCGATGCGCGAAGAGGTCGATGCACTGCTGGCGGAGGTCTGA
- a CDS encoding LacI family DNA-binding transcriptional regulator — protein MSKETLISIAQRTGFSVSTVSRVLSGQAAKYRISEKTVALIAREAERCNYTPSLLAKGLRTSRTDTLGLLIPSIDNPYFAHIASIIVHEARAKGYKVILIDTSEDERNEREGVRSLLSRKVDGILIAPAGDDPAFLEATARQTPVVCIDRHFAKTSLPYVVTDNLRGGREATQHLIDRGHRRILCIQGVRHSIPSADRVRGYRQALEDNGLSAYARVTGDGFSIRNGYEQTLRALHVRQRPTAIFALSNTILLGALKAVREMKLRIPDDISLVSFDNYDYLDYLDPAVTRVGQPSDEIGAQAMEILLQRIAGETGGEEQRRLPPSLIVCRSVRKL, from the coding sequence ATGTCGAAAGAGACCCTCATCAGCATCGCGCAACGCACCGGCTTTTCGGTTTCGACCGTCTCCCGCGTACTGAGCGGACAGGCCGCCAAATACCGTATCAGCGAGAAGACCGTCGCGCTCATCGCGCGCGAGGCCGAACGCTGCAACTACACGCCCAGCCTGCTGGCCAAAGGGCTGCGCACCAGCCGTACCGACACGCTCGGTCTGCTGATCCCCAGCATCGACAACCCCTATTTCGCCCATATCGCCAGCATCATCGTCCACGAAGCGCGGGCGAAGGGCTACAAAGTCATCCTGATCGACACGTCGGAGGACGAACGCAACGAACGCGAGGGAGTCCGTTCGCTCCTGTCGCGCAAGGTCGACGGCATCCTGATCGCCCCGGCGGGCGACGACCCCGCCTTTCTGGAAGCGACCGCGCGCCAGACGCCCGTCGTCTGCATCGACCGCCACTTCGCGAAGACGTCGCTGCCCTACGTGGTGACCGACAACCTGCGGGGCGGCCGCGAGGCGACGCAGCACCTCATCGACCGCGGCCACCGGCGGATCCTCTGCATCCAGGGCGTGCGCCACTCGATCCCGTCGGCCGACCGCGTGCGGGGCTACCGGCAGGCGCTCGAAGACAACGGGCTGAGCGCCTACGCCCGCGTCACGGGCGACGGGTTCTCGATCCGCAACGGGTACGAACAGACCTTGCGGGCGCTGCACGTCCGACAGCGGCCCACGGCCATCTTCGCGCTGAGTAACACGATTCTGCTGGGTGCGCTCAAAGCCGTGCGCGAAATGAAACTGCGCATTCCGGACGACATCTCGCTCGTCTCGTTCGACAACTACGACTACCTCGACTACCTCGACCCCGCCGTCACCCGCGTCGGCCAGCCCAGCGACGAGATCGGCGCGCAGGCGATGGAAATTCTCCTGCAACGGATCGCGGGCGAAACCGGCGGGGAGGAGCAACGGCGTCTGCCGCCTTCGCTGATCGTCTGCCGGTCGGTGAGAAAATTATAA
- a CDS encoding N-acetylornithine carbamoyltransferase, producing MRKFTCVADIGDLAAAVAEALEVKRDRFAYQHLGRNKTLLMIFFNSSLRTRLSTQKAAMNLGMNVMVLDVNQGAWKLETERGVVMDGDKAEHLLEAIPVMGSYCDLIGVRSFARFQDKTEDYEERVLEQFIRYSGRPVFSMEAATRHPLQSFADLITIEEHKRTARPKVVMTWAPHPNALPQAVPNSFAEWMNAADYDFVIAHPEGYELDPRFVGGARVEHDQRRALEGADFVYAKNWAAYADPNYGRVLSRDREWTVDAEKMALTNDAFFMHCLPVRRNMIVTDEVIESPRSLVIPEAANREISAQVVLKRLLEGLE from the coding sequence ATGCGGAAATTTACCTGTGTCGCCGACATCGGCGATCTCGCGGCGGCGGTGGCCGAAGCGCTCGAAGTCAAGCGCGACCGCTTCGCCTACCAGCATCTGGGGCGGAACAAGACCCTGCTGATGATCTTCTTCAATTCCAGCCTGCGCACCCGCCTGTCGACGCAGAAGGCGGCGATGAACCTGGGGATGAACGTCATGGTGCTCGACGTGAATCAGGGCGCATGGAAACTCGAAACCGAGCGCGGCGTGGTGATGGACGGCGACAAGGCCGAACATCTGCTGGAAGCGATCCCCGTGATGGGTTCCTACTGCGACCTGATCGGCGTGCGGTCGTTCGCCCGCTTTCAGGACAAGACGGAGGACTACGAGGAGCGCGTGCTCGAACAGTTCATCCGCTACTCGGGGCGTCCGGTCTTCTCGATGGAGGCCGCTACGCGCCACCCGTTGCAGAGTTTCGCCGATCTGATCACGATCGAGGAGCACAAGCGCACGGCGCGTCCCAAAGTGGTGATGACGTGGGCGCCGCATCCCAATGCGCTGCCGCAGGCCGTGCCCAACTCGTTCGCCGAGTGGATGAACGCCGCGGACTACGACTTCGTGATCGCCCATCCCGAAGGGTACGAACTCGACCCCCGCTTCGTGGGCGGCGCACGTGTGGAACACGACCAGCGTCGCGCGCTCGAAGGGGCCGATTTCGTCTATGCCAAAAACTGGGCGGCCTATGCCGATCCCAACTACGGCCGGGTGCTGAGCCGCGACCGCGAATGGACGGTCGACGCCGAGAAGATGGCGCTCACGAACGACGCCTTCTTCATGCACTGCCTGCCCGTGCGGCGCAACATGATCGTCACGGACGAGGTGATCGAGTCGCCGCGCAGTCTGGTGATTCCCGAGGCGGCCAACCGCGAGATCTCGGCCCAGGTGGTGCTCAAACGATTGTTGGAGGGACTGGAATAG